In Antechinus flavipes isolate AdamAnt ecotype Samford, QLD, Australia chromosome 3, AdamAnt_v2, whole genome shotgun sequence, a genomic segment contains:
- the LOC127556140 gene encoding interferon lambda-3-like — MLQTERKCSSRFFHRNWDLRQLPLSVRPVLLEAELKLTLEVLKAVTKPELDSVLAQPLQTLSHIHQEIQSCVTSSPLKNTGFQDA, encoded by the exons ATGCTTCAGACGGAGAGGAAATGTAGCTCCAGATTCTTCCACAGAAACTGGGACCTTCGGCAGCTGCCG CTGTCAGTTCGGCCCGTGCTCTTAGAGGCTGAGCTGAAATTGACTCTGGAGGTCTTGAAAGCCGTAACCAAGCCGGAGTTGGACAGCGTTCTGGCTCAGCCCCTACAAACGCTCAGCCACATCCACCAAGAGATCCAAAGCTGT GTGACTTCCAGCCCTCTAAAGAACACAGGCTTCCAGGACGCCTGA
- the SYCN gene encoding syncollin: MAPFLLPSLLLLALLRALPGTQAACPVPATLKPAEGPRECARLYDKSDAYYENCCAGAQLSLEPGVDLPYLPSDWYHKASSLVVGPRCELTVWSRSGKGGKTRKFSSGAYPRLAEFRLGIFGDWNNAIGALYCKCY; the protein is encoded by the coding sequence ATGGCACCATTTCTCTTGCCATCACTCCTCCTGTTGGCCCTTCTGAGGGCCCTGCCGGGCACCCAGGCCGCGTGTCCCGTCCCTGCCACCCTGAAGCCCGCCGAGGGACCCCGAGAATGTGCCCGCCTTTATGACAAGAGTGACGCCTACTATGAGAATTGCTGTGCTGGAGCTCAGCTGAGCCTGGAGCCCGGGGTCGACCTGCCGTACCTGCCCTCCGACTGGTACCACAAAGCCTCCTCCCTGGTGGTGGGTCCCCGCTGTGAGCTCACAGTCTGGTCTCGCTCCGGCAAAGGGGGCAAGACCCGAAAGTTCTCATCCGGAGCCTACCCTCGGCTGGCAGAGTTTCGCCTCGGAATATTTGGCGATTGGAATAACGCCATAGGGGCTCTCTACTGCAAGTGTTACTAA